Proteins found in one Paenibacillus borealis genomic segment:
- a CDS encoding ABC transporter ATP-binding protein, which produces MQAIIYYVRQLQRLSGVKLYLNLAGMVISGLLESSAILLLVPMLGMAGIQLGGTASAGYHLPGLGFISELPQTTALLLVLGSYVFIVLCQNLIARSVAIRNVEIQQTYGRQLRYEVYSALLRAEWSFFLKKRTSDLINVMTTELARVLAGISCFLQFLTSLLFTLVQIGFAFWLSPKMTLSVLVCAVLLSLFSRRFIRKAKRLGSRSTELGKTYLGGITDQLNGIKDIKSNNLEHSRLEWLHAFTGEVKREQLDYTRLRSNSQLLYKLSSTLLIAVFIFVSFRFMHAEGPNLLLVILVFTRLWPTFSTLQSLMEQLASVLPSFKQLQLLQDECLAAVEHDRVEGGEAVAPMTLKHSLEARNVDFRYHPQEPEYSLQKVNVVIPARKMTAIVGRSGAGKSTLVDLLMGLMQPETGEILADGEPITGERLLAYRRSIGYVAQDPFLYNATIRDNLTMIKPDAEEEELWEALEFASSADFVRKLPDGLDTLLGDRGVRLSGGERQRLVLARAIIRKPSILVLDEATSALDTENEKRIQEALERLKTSVTVIVIAHRLSTIRGADQILVIDQGRVIQQGIYSGLASEKGGMFSRLLSGQEEAI; this is translated from the coding sequence ATGCAAGCGATAATCTATTATGTCCGGCAGCTTCAGCGCTTGTCGGGAGTCAAATTATATCTCAATCTTGCAGGCATGGTGATCAGCGGTCTGCTGGAGAGCTCGGCCATATTGCTGCTTGTGCCTATGCTGGGTATGGCCGGTATTCAGCTTGGCGGCACAGCCTCGGCTGGTTACCATCTCCCGGGGCTCGGCTTTATCTCCGAATTGCCGCAGACAACGGCTCTGCTGCTGGTACTGGGCAGTTATGTCTTCATTGTGCTCTGCCAGAATCTGATCGCGCGGTCTGTGGCCATCCGCAATGTGGAGATTCAGCAGACCTACGGCAGACAGCTGCGGTATGAGGTATATAGCGCGTTGCTGCGGGCCGAATGGTCTTTTTTTCTGAAAAAGCGGACCTCCGATCTGATCAATGTGATGACCACGGAGCTGGCCAGAGTGCTTGCCGGCATCAGCTGCTTCCTGCAGTTTCTCACCTCGCTGCTGTTCACGCTTGTGCAGATCGGCTTCGCCTTCTGGCTGTCCCCCAAGATGACGCTTTCGGTGCTTGTCTGCGCCGTCCTCTTGTCTCTATTCTCCCGCCGCTTCATCCGTAAGGCCAAGCGGCTCGGCAGCCGCAGCACGGAGCTCGGCAAGACCTATTTGGGCGGAATTACGGATCAGCTGAACGGAATCAAGGATATCAAAAGCAATAATCTGGAGCATTCCCGGCTGGAGTGGCTGCATGCCTTCACTGGAGAGGTGAAGCGGGAGCAGCTGGACTATACCCGTCTGCGTTCGAATTCGCAGCTGCTGTACAAACTATCCTCCACGCTGCTGATTGCCGTATTTATCTTCGTCTCCTTCCGGTTCATGCACGCGGAGGGGCCTAACCTGCTGCTGGTTATTCTGGTGTTCACCCGGCTCTGGCCGACCTTCTCGACCCTGCAGTCGCTGATGGAGCAGCTGGCATCCGTCCTGCCATCCTTCAAACAGCTGCAGCTGCTGCAGGACGAATGTCTTGCCGCTGTGGAGCATGACCGGGTCGAAGGCGGGGAAGCGGTAGCCCCTATGACCTTGAAGCATAGCCTGGAAGCCAGAAACGTCGATTTCCGCTATCATCCGCAGGAACCGGAGTATTCACTTCAGAAGGTAAATGTTGTGATTCCGGCCCGGAAGATGACGGCCATTGTCGGCCGTTCGGGCGCCGGGAAGAGCACGCTCGTTGATCTGCTCATGGGGCTGATGCAGCCGGAGACCGGAGAGATCCTGGCTGACGGCGAGCCAATCACAGGTGAGCGGCTGCTGGCTTACCGGAGATCGATCGGGTATGTTGCACAGGACCCTTTTCTGTATAACGCGACCATCCGCGATAATCTGACGATGATCAAGCCGGATGCGGAGGAAGAGGAATTGTGGGAGGCGCTGGAGTTTGCGTCTTCGGCGGACTTTGTCCGCAAGCTGCCGGACGGACTGGATACGCTGCTCGGCGACCGCGGCGTACGCCTGTCCGGCGGGGAGCGGCAGCGCCTGGTGCTGGCGCGCGCGATCATCCGCAAGCCGTCCATCCTGGTGCTCGATGAGGCAACAAGTGCGCTCGATACCGAGAACGAGAAGCGGATTCAGGAGGCGCTGGAGCGGCTGAAGACCTCGGTGACGGTCATCGTCATTGCCCACCGCCTGTCCACGATCCGGGGAGCGGATCAGATTCTGGTCATCGACCAGGGCCGGGTGATCCAGCAGGGGATATACAGCGGCCTGGCTTCGGAGAAGGGCGGTATGTTCAGCCGCTTGCTTAGCGGGCAGGAAGAAGCGATATAG
- a CDS encoding HEAT repeat domain-containing protein, translated as MNNEEVIQELPENYEELKKSAGRSADWRARLEAVEELGRYNHKQIIDILNRLMISDPVYTVQEAAYNKLRAFGEEVTVPSKNKAELFRGVSKIILRIKKSLPKDHSYEEFKEKLKKMRIDVYDAYEGEKGENFDQWLEKMWVSATK; from the coding sequence TTGAATAATGAAGAAGTAATCCAAGAGCTGCCTGAGAATTACGAGGAACTGAAGAAATCCGCCGGCCGCTCCGCAGACTGGAGAGCGCGTCTTGAAGCAGTGGAAGAACTGGGCCGCTATAACCACAAACAAATTATTGATATCCTTAATCGCCTGATGATCAGCGATCCTGTATATACTGTTCAAGAAGCCGCATACAACAAGCTGAGAGCCTTCGGCGAAGAGGTCACAGTTCCGTCGAAGAACAAAGCCGAATTGTTCAGAGGGGTATCGAAGATTATTCTGCGGATTAAGAAGAGTCTCCCCAAAGACCATTCTTACGAAGAATTCAAAGAGAAGCTGAAGAAGATGCGGATTGACGTCTACGACGCCTACGAAGGCGAGAAGGGCGAGAATTTCGATCAGTGGCTGGAGAAAATGTGGGTTTCGGCCACCAAATAG
- the sigJ gene encoding RNA polymerase sigma factor SigJ, which produces MENLYRQYKALLFTLAYQLTGSVSDAEDAVQDVFLKVHGIDPDRLSNPKAYLCKMITNRCLDVLRSARKRREQYFGEWLPVPVLTSEDQAIEGVVTNELLSYAMLVLLERLTPAERAVFVLREALAFDYSDIAGLVGTSEVHCRKLLSRAKGKMGIAPEARIQPEASSEEWVRRLLGALHQGKIDAVVSMLAEDIVLISDGGGKRSAAAHPIQSREFVARFLFGITGKAPLYEEGAIPEIAEINGQTGLIVRSGAGIEVAALLHAEGEFIHNIYLIRNPDKLVHLTGRYHS; this is translated from the coding sequence GTGGAGAACTTATATAGACAGTACAAGGCGCTGCTGTTCACCCTCGCCTATCAGCTGACAGGATCGGTATCCGATGCTGAAGATGCGGTGCAGGACGTATTTCTGAAGGTGCACGGGATCGATCCGGATCGTCTGTCCAACCCCAAAGCGTATCTGTGCAAAATGATAACGAACCGCTGCCTGGATGTGCTCAGGTCGGCGCGCAAGCGGCGGGAACAGTATTTCGGCGAGTGGCTTCCCGTGCCTGTTCTGACTTCCGAGGATCAGGCCATTGAAGGGGTAGTTACTAACGAACTGTTGTCCTACGCAATGCTGGTCCTGCTGGAGCGGCTGACACCTGCGGAACGGGCGGTATTTGTGCTTCGCGAGGCGCTTGCCTTCGACTATTCCGACATAGCCGGACTAGTAGGCACAAGTGAGGTTCATTGCCGCAAGCTGCTCAGCCGGGCCAAGGGCAAGATGGGAATTGCCCCGGAAGCGAGAATCCAGCCCGAAGCATCAAGCGAAGAATGGGTCCGCCGTTTGCTTGGTGCGCTTCATCAGGGGAAGATCGATGCTGTGGTATCCATGCTTGCCGAGGATATTGTGCTTATCTCTGATGGAGGAGGCAAGAGATCCGCTGCCGCTCATCCCATTCAGTCTAGAGAGTTCGTGGCACGCTTCCTATTCGGCATTACCGGCAAGGCGCCACTTTATGAGGAAGGGGCTATCCCGGAGATTGCTGAAATTAACGGCCAGACCGGCCTGATCGTCCGCTCTGGTGCAGGCATTGAAGTGGCGGCGCTGCTGCATGCAGAAGGAGAGTTTATTCATAATATTTATCTGATCCGGAATCCCGATAAGCTTGTGCATCTGACTGGCCGATATCACTCTTGA
- a CDS encoding NAD(P)/FAD-dependent oxidoreductase encodes MKEWTCVVVGGGYAGIHAVKEIRQTFKEEKTAGHKLRIILVDQNPYHLRKVLLFRVAAGNEQITIPLKEMFPQGVEFLQAAVTRIVSAEKRLLYTGAEGEPASLSYDILILAAGSIVRGPGPGQGGMVLSDPEAAGSIRESWRANLKQAAIVTESVERQRLMTIVVAGAGISGIETSAELAFAVREEARQLGLDPDGLSIQLINASSRLFPEGPVKVGLKLEQVLGTYGVEVKHERKVVSSQAGTVALDDGTTIPAGLCIWTLGLQPSPMLGSLGLPLTPGGFICVDASYRVHDAPGVYSIGDCARIAEPGSGHVDGKTCKEAIGQASRLAKIIWADISGRPAPEHKAYMTFFCFGLGPGRGMAWTHQWGLDILITGRLGWRLRKFTWDAASFLK; translated from the coding sequence ATGAAGGAATGGACCTGTGTCGTGGTTGGCGGCGGATATGCGGGAATTCATGCAGTTAAAGAAATCCGACAAACTTTTAAAGAAGAGAAGACGGCTGGACATAAGCTGAGAATCATTCTGGTTGACCAGAATCCGTATCATTTACGTAAGGTGCTACTATTTAGAGTGGCTGCCGGAAATGAGCAGATCACGATTCCTCTGAAAGAGATGTTTCCACAGGGGGTGGAGTTTCTGCAGGCCGCTGTAACCCGGATTGTATCCGCTGAGAAAAGGCTGCTGTACACCGGTGCGGAAGGAGAACCCGCCAGCTTAAGCTATGATATTCTGATCCTGGCAGCAGGCAGTATAGTGAGGGGACCCGGGCCTGGGCAAGGCGGAATGGTATTGAGTGATCCCGAAGCTGCGGGGAGCATCCGCGAGAGCTGGCGTGCCAATCTGAAGCAGGCGGCAATTGTGACGGAAAGTGTAGAGCGGCAGAGGTTAATGACCATCGTCGTGGCCGGGGCGGGGATAAGTGGTATCGAGACATCGGCAGAGCTGGCTTTTGCCGTCCGGGAGGAAGCCCGGCAGCTGGGGCTTGATCCGGATGGGCTTAGCATACAACTGATCAATGCCAGTTCACGTTTATTTCCGGAGGGACCGGTCAAGGTGGGGCTGAAGCTGGAGCAGGTGCTCGGAACGTATGGCGTAGAGGTCAAGCATGAACGTAAAGTAGTCAGCAGCCAGGCGGGGACGGTAGCTCTGGATGACGGTACTACGATTCCGGCAGGGTTATGTATTTGGACACTCGGGCTGCAGCCGAGTCCTATGCTTGGCAGTCTGGGATTGCCGCTTACGCCAGGCGGCTTCATCTGTGTAGATGCGAGCTACCGTGTCCATGACGCGCCGGGTGTGTACAGCATTGGCGATTGTGCCAGGATTGCAGAGCCCGGAAGCGGCCATGTAGACGGGAAGACCTGTAAGGAGGCGATAGGGCAGGCATCACGGCTGGCCAAGATCATCTGGGCAGATATTTCCGGACGCCCTGCACCTGAACATAAAGCGTACATGACATTTTTCTGTTTCGGGCTGGGGCCGGGACGCGGCATGGCCTGGACACATCAATGGGGGCTGGACATTCTGATTACAGGCAGACTGGGCTGGCGGCTGAGAAAGTTCACCTGGGATGCCGCAAGTTTTTTGAAATAG
- a CDS encoding MFS transporter has translation MNTDWKRNIAFFLTSQTVSLFGSSLVQYAILWYITLNTQSGVMMTLAIICGFVPMFLLSPFAGVWADRYSRKWLIVLSDSIIAASTLVLAILFLLGYDQMWLLFVVSAVRALGGGVQTPAVAAMLPQLVPEDKLTRISGINGSIQAMVMLLSPMLSGALLTMASIEVIFFIDVITAAVAVLTLFFFVQVPLHAKAAAEQTLSYLNDLRQGFSYIRQHEYIRSFFIFCAFFFVLAAPVSFLTPLQVTRTFGGDIWRLTAIEITFSIGMMLGGLLMAAWPGFRNRVHTMTLSALAVGLCTFALGVIPVFWIYLGVMGLVGLALPFFNTPSTVLLQEKVEPDYLGRVFGVLGMISSSMMPLGMLVFGPLADLIQIEWLLIITGILLFIQGFFLLGNKVLIEAGKPAAVAEPEAGHAGGNE, from the coding sequence ATGAACACTGACTGGAAGAGAAATATTGCCTTTTTCCTAACCAGCCAGACCGTCTCGCTGTTCGGATCTTCACTGGTCCAGTATGCGATTCTCTGGTATATTACCCTAAATACACAGTCCGGAGTAATGATGACTTTAGCGATTATCTGCGGATTTGTGCCGATGTTTTTGCTGTCGCCCTTTGCAGGAGTCTGGGCAGACCGTTACAGCCGCAAATGGCTGATTGTTCTCTCGGATTCCATCATCGCAGCCTCGACGCTGGTTCTGGCCATATTATTTCTGCTGGGATACGACCAGATGTGGCTGCTATTTGTGGTGTCTGCCGTACGGGCACTTGGAGGCGGAGTGCAGACACCGGCCGTAGCGGCTATGCTGCCGCAGCTGGTGCCGGAAGACAAACTGACCCGGATCAGCGGAATCAACGGCAGTATCCAGGCAATGGTGATGCTGCTGTCCCCGATGCTGAGCGGAGCACTGCTGACTATGGCAAGCATTGAAGTTATATTTTTCATCGATGTGATTACCGCTGCAGTGGCTGTCCTGACGCTGTTCTTCTTCGTGCAGGTGCCGCTTCATGCCAAGGCTGCTGCAGAACAGACACTAAGCTATTTAAATGATCTGCGCCAGGGCTTCAGCTATATCCGGCAGCATGAATATATAAGAAGCTTTTTTATCTTCTGCGCCTTTTTCTTTGTGCTCGCGGCCCCGGTGTCGTTTCTGACTCCGCTGCAGGTTACGCGAACCTTCGGCGGGGATATCTGGCGGCTGACCGCCATTGAAATTACATTTTCTATCGGAATGATGCTTGGCGGGCTGCTGATGGCCGCATGGCCGGGTTTCCGGAACCGGGTCCACACCATGACCCTATCAGCCCTTGCCGTCGGGTTATGTACGTTTGCGCTCGGTGTAATTCCGGTCTTCTGGATTTATCTTGGCGTAATGGGGCTGGTGGGACTTGCGCTGCCGTTCTTCAATACCCCCTCCACAGTGCTGCTGCAGGAGAAGGTGGAGCCGGATTATCTGGGCCGGGTCTTCGGGGTGCTGGGCATGATTTCGAGTTCAATGATGCCGCTGGGGATGCTGGTCTTCGGGCCGCTGGCGGACCTCATCCAGATTGAATGGCTGCTGATCATCACGGGGATTCTGCTGTTCATCCAAGGATTTTTCCTGCTGGGCAACAAGGTGCTGATCGAGGCCGGCAAGCCTGCGGCTGTTGCTGAACCGGAAGCCGGTCATGCCGGAGGCAATGAATAA
- a CDS encoding NADP-dependent oxidoreductase, with protein sequence MKAIAIHETSPAGNLSEIDIPVPVPGEHEILIEMHATSVNPADLKVRDGSLSAGSSPTADLPLIPGIDVAGVVVSTGSGVSRFKAGDEVFGLKQVTAGGAYAEYTLASGHELALKPRGLSFEAAGVLPAAGLAAWQALAAAKVSSRDRVLIHDGTGGIGSLAIQLAKLRGATVITTVSGDELDLAWGIGADQAIDCQEQDFAAILGQSIDVVIDTAGGTILNRSFAVLAPGGRLISTVEQPDPVQAAAGRITAAYISPAADSFQLAELARLTAEHRLKPLIGQSFPLSAEGLRSAHLLSEGQQVLGKIAITIK encoded by the coding sequence ATGAAAGCTATCGCCATTCATGAGACCAGCCCCGCTGGAAACTTATCAGAGATTGATATCCCTGTGCCCGTTCCCGGTGAGCATGAAATACTGATTGAAATGCACGCAACTTCTGTTAATCCGGCGGATTTGAAGGTCAGGGACGGCTCATTGTCCGCTGGCAGCAGTCCTACTGCTGACTTGCCGCTGATTCCCGGAATAGACGTTGCCGGAGTGGTAGTGAGTACAGGCAGCGGGGTAAGCCGCTTCAAAGCCGGGGATGAGGTGTTTGGGCTGAAGCAGGTAACAGCGGGCGGAGCTTACGCGGAGTATACGCTGGCAAGCGGGCATGAGCTTGCGCTGAAGCCGCGGGGGTTATCCTTCGAGGCAGCCGGCGTGCTGCCTGCTGCGGGACTTGCCGCCTGGCAGGCGCTGGCCGCGGCCAAGGTCTCCAGCCGGGACCGCGTTCTGATTCACGACGGCACGGGAGGTATCGGCAGCTTGGCTATCCAGCTCGCCAAGCTGCGGGGAGCTACCGTGATTACGACGGTAAGCGGCGATGAGCTTGATCTGGCCTGGGGCATCGGAGCCGACCAGGCGATAGACTGCCAAGAGCAGGATTTCGCCGCCATTCTCGGCCAGAGCATAGATGTTGTAATTGACACCGCCGGAGGTACCATCCTGAACCGGAGCTTCGCGGTTCTTGCGCCCGGCGGAAGACTGATCTCCACAGTGGAGCAGCCAGACCCGGTACAAGCGGCGGCCGGGAGGATCACTGCAGCGTACATCAGTCCCGCTGCCGACTCTTTCCAGTTGGCCGAGCTGGCCCGGCTTACGGCGGAGCACCGGCTGAAGCCGTTAATCGGCCAGTCCTTCCCGCTCAGTGCAGAAGGACTGCGCAGCGCACATCTGCTTAGCGAAGGCCAGCAGGTTCTGGGCAAAATCGCTATTACTATTAAATAG
- a CDS encoding paeninodin family lasso peptide, translating to MKKEYSKPALEVLDVKMTMAGPGLAIADSFQSDPDEIVHHS from the coding sequence ATGAAAAAGGAATACAGCAAGCCTGCGTTGGAAGTGCTGGACGTTAAAATGACTATGGCAGGTCCGGGACTCGCTATTGCCGACTCGTTCCAATCTGATCCTGATGAAATCGTTCATCACTCCTAG
- a CDS encoding lasso peptide biosynthesis PqqD family chaperone, with the protein MNMNTAEVLSLESVLVQREGNIASDMDGEKVMLNVQNGKYYNLGEVGGEIWEALASPVSIGQIAGIIQEMFEVPEELARQDVFEFVQSLLNEDLVAIVSGP; encoded by the coding sequence ATGAATATGAATACAGCAGAAGTCCTGTCCCTTGAATCGGTTCTGGTCCAGCGGGAAGGCAATATTGCCAGCGACATGGATGGCGAGAAGGTGATGCTGAATGTGCAGAACGGGAAGTATTACAACCTCGGTGAGGTTGGGGGAGAGATCTGGGAGGCGCTGGCCTCGCCGGTATCCATCGGCCAGATTGCCGGGATCATTCAAGAGATGTTTGAGGTTCCGGAGGAGCTGGCCCGGCAGGACGTGTTTGAGTTTGTGCAGAGCCTGCTGAATGAGGATCTCGTCGCCATCGTCAGCGGGCCATGA
- a CDS encoding lasso peptide biosynthesis B2 protein, which yields MMTLRRVRHLLMYDKAALALIPEALWRLLLVRIQLLFPFARTAPQLGVQSLETSAVSKDTDIPRIQQITKVIRVMSRYTPWKSTCMVRAVAGLKMLEKRGIESTLYMGVARDKQGQMIAHAWLRSGAYYVSGDDAMQGFVVVEKFAKVLQAE from the coding sequence ATGATGACCCTGCGGCGCGTCCGCCATCTGCTGATGTATGATAAGGCCGCACTGGCGCTGATTCCTGAAGCGTTATGGCGGCTTTTGCTGGTTAGAATCCAGCTGCTGTTCCCTTTTGCCAGAACTGCTCCGCAGCTCGGCGTGCAATCCCTGGAGACCAGTGCGGTATCCAAAGACACGGATATTCCCCGCATTCAGCAGATTACGAAGGTCATTCGCGTGATGAGCCGTTATACGCCCTGGAAGAGCACCTGTATGGTCAGAGCCGTGGCCGGTCTGAAGATGCTGGAGAAGCGGGGGATTGAGAGCACCCTCTATATGGGAGTGGCGCGGGATAAGCAGGGGCAGATGATCGCCCATGCCTGGCTGCGCAGCGGGGCATATTATGTGTCCGGTGACGATGCTATGCAGGGGTTCGTAGTTGTGGAGAAATTCGCCAAAGTCTTACAAGCCGAGTGA
- a CDS encoding nucleotidyltransferase domain-containing protein, whose amino-acid sequence MNETAQQHPQLFADLDWDLFLRLTLHHRVYPYLYPKLSRMDGDVIPASVLERLKMEYRRNTVQMLQLSGEMSNLGTQLAELNIRCLFLKGPVLAQALYGDISLRTSRDLDFLVPMAQLQDTEALLIRLGYVKEETFESILGDWKWREHHTTFNHPVSKIKAEVHWRLSPGPSKEPDFDTLWKHARTSSQFGRNVHYLGQEDLFLFLAAHGARHGWSRLRWLLDIKMLLLQQPDSAVLTRLLRRYSYSTVGGQALILAAGLLEAEIAPGLSALTDKPKARRLAQRALFYVARMVNLHNPPLEPEVERHYKYYQPAILSRWHQVLYVTGFLYPYAADAKTLPLPAALHFLYFPLRPFLWTWRKVTGVEKQI is encoded by the coding sequence ATGAATGAAACGGCACAGCAGCATCCGCAGCTGTTCGCGGATCTGGACTGGGATTTATTCTTGCGGCTTACCCTGCATCACCGGGTATACCCTTATCTGTACCCGAAACTCAGCCGGATGGACGGGGATGTAATTCCTGCCAGCGTTCTGGAGCGGTTGAAAATGGAATACCGCCGCAACACCGTCCAGATGCTCCAGCTTAGCGGCGAAATGAGTAATCTCGGCACTCAGCTGGCCGAGCTGAATATCCGCTGCCTGTTCCTCAAAGGCCCGGTGCTTGCCCAGGCACTCTACGGGGATATCTCGCTGCGGACCTCACGGGACCTTGATTTCCTGGTGCCGATGGCGCAGCTGCAGGATACGGAAGCCCTGCTGATCCGGCTGGGGTATGTGAAGGAAGAAACGTTCGAGAGCATCCTCGGGGACTGGAAATGGCGGGAGCATCATACTACATTCAATCATCCGGTAAGTAAAATTAAGGCAGAGGTACACTGGAGATTAAGCCCGGGGCCGTCTAAGGAACCCGATTTCGATACGCTGTGGAAGCATGCGCGGACAAGCAGCCAATTCGGCCGGAATGTCCACTATCTGGGCCAGGAGGATCTGTTCCTGTTCCTGGCCGCTCATGGAGCCAGACATGGCTGGTCCCGGCTGAGATGGCTGCTGGACATCAAAATGCTGCTGTTGCAGCAGCCTGATTCCGCTGTGCTGACCCGCCTGCTGCGGCGCTACAGCTATAGCACCGTGGGCGGACAGGCGCTTATTCTGGCGGCCGGTCTGCTGGAGGCGGAGATAGCGCCCGGCTTGTCTGCTCTGACGGACAAGCCCAAAGCCCGCAGATTAGCGCAGCGCGCCTTATTCTACGTGGCGCGGATGGTCAATCTGCACAACCCTCCGCTGGAGCCGGAGGTCGAGCGGCATTATAAATATTATCAGCCGGCGATTCTATCCCGCTGGCATCAAGTGCTGTATGTAACGGGCTTCCTGTATCCGTATGCAGCGGATGCGAAGACGCTGCCGCTGCCGGCGGCGCTGCATTTCTTGTATTTCCCCCTGCGTCCTTTCCTGTGGACCTGGCGGAAGGTAACGGGTGTGGAGAAGCAGATATAG
- a CDS encoding DUF554 domain-containing protein translates to MVLLGALVNGVAIIIGTMLGKLLERIPESMKNTVMNGIGLAIVVLGVQMGLKSGDFLIVILSLVIGAVAGEWINIEDKFTRAGNWLERRVGSGGQGSISLGFVTASLVYVVGAMAILGALDSGIKGDHQILYTKAIMDGFISVILTSTLGVGVLFSAIPVVLYEGIIALLATQITRFVPDALLNDCIAEMTAAGGIMIMAIGLNLLGVTKIKVANLLPGILVAVLLVVLVHEFQLN, encoded by the coding sequence ATGGTGCTGTTGGGAGCTTTGGTGAATGGAGTAGCCATTATTATCGGAACAATGCTGGGCAAGCTGCTGGAACGGATACCGGAGAGTATGAAGAATACGGTGATGAACGGGATTGGGCTGGCGATTGTCGTGCTGGGCGTGCAGATGGGCCTCAAAAGCGGGGATTTCCTGATTGTCATTCTAAGCCTAGTGATTGGGGCGGTAGCCGGTGAATGGATCAACATTGAGGACAAATTCACCCGTGCAGGGAATTGGCTGGAGCGCAGAGTGGGGTCGGGCGGACAGGGCAGCATCTCGCTGGGTTTCGTCACGGCAAGCCTGGTGTATGTGGTGGGAGCGATGGCGATTCTCGGAGCGCTGGACAGCGGCATCAAAGGTGATCATCAGATTCTGTATACCAAAGCGATTATGGACGGATTCATTTCGGTTATTCTGACCTCGACGCTGGGGGTAGGGGTTCTGTTCTCGGCCATCCCTGTTGTTCTATATGAAGGGATTATTGCCCTGCTCGCTACACAGATCACCCGGTTTGTGCCGGATGCGCTGTTGAACGACTGTATTGCAGAGATGACGGCGGCGGGCGGCATTATGATTATGGCGATCGGCCTGAATCTGCTGGGAGTCACCAAGATCAAGGTAGCTAATCTTCTGCCCGGCATTCTTGTGGCTGTGCTGCTGGTCGTGCTGGTGCATGAATTTCAACTGAATTGA
- a CDS encoding nitronate monooxygenase, whose protein sequence is MSIARMLGITYPIIQGAMAQIAFAELAAAVSNAGGLGVIASGGMSADRLREEINKCKSLTTKPFGVNLMLMAPNRDELAQLVIDEGVKVVTTGAGSPKNYVAMWKAAGIVVIPVVPSVQIARKMEALGVDAIVAEGTEAGGHVGETTTMVLIPQAADAVSIPVIAAGGIADGRGAAAAFALGAQGVQVGTRFLATIECPAHEQFKQAVVAARDGDTVVTGRSLGVPVRSIKNRMTLEYMRLENGGASKEELEALAMGSLGLAVRDGDTENGSIMAGQIAGLVSEITTVQEVITSMFAEAKTVGRKVYKMTDDVHTGAGALY, encoded by the coding sequence ATGAGTATTGCAAGAATGCTGGGGATCACCTATCCGATTATCCAGGGGGCCATGGCGCAGATTGCCTTCGCTGAACTGGCGGCAGCGGTATCGAATGCGGGGGGACTCGGAGTCATCGCCTCCGGCGGGATGAGTGCGGACCGGCTGCGGGAAGAGATTAACAAGTGTAAAAGCCTAACGACGAAGCCCTTCGGTGTCAACCTGATGCTGATGGCTCCTAACCGGGATGAGCTGGCACAATTGGTGATAGACGAAGGTGTGAAGGTTGTAACCACAGGAGCGGGTTCGCCCAAGAATTATGTAGCTATGTGGAAGGCGGCAGGCATAGTGGTCATTCCCGTAGTTCCTTCTGTGCAGATTGCCCGGAAAATGGAGGCGCTGGGAGTCGACGCGATTGTGGCCGAAGGCACGGAGGCGGGGGGCCATGTGGGAGAGACCACGACCATGGTGCTTATTCCGCAGGCAGCGGATGCTGTATCTATTCCGGTTATTGCTGCCGGCGGAATTGCCGACGGACGGGGAGCGGCGGCAGCGTTTGCGCTGGGAGCGCAAGGCGTGCAGGTGGGCACACGCTTCCTGGCGACGATTGAATGTCCGGCGCATGAGCAATTTAAGCAGGCGGTGGTTGCCGCCCGGGATGGCGATACAGTGGTAACCGGCCGTTCGCTTGGTGTTCCTGTGCGCAGCATTAAGAACCGTATGACGCTGGAGTACATGAGGCTGGAGAATGGCGGGGCAAGCAAAGAGGAGCTGGAGGCACTGGCAATGGGTTCTCTGGGCCTAGCGGTCCGGGACGGCGATACAGAGAACGGTTCAATAATGGCCGGACAGATTGCGGGTCTGGTGAGTGAGATTACTACAGTGCAGGAGGTCATTACATCCATGTTCGCAGAGGCCAAGACCGTAGGCCGCAAAGTATATAAAATGACCGATGATGTTCATACAGGCGCAGGCGCACTATATTAA